Proteins encoded by one window of Candidatus Latescibacterota bacterium:
- a CDS encoding protein-glutamate O-methyltransferase CheR: MSVVLLEKVELNDRLFEKYKDLVYKRSGISLNDNKKILVQSRLAKRLKLLGLKDYKEYYDYLMGDESGDELSNFIDVISTNVTHFYREAEHLKLLGKVVSDWSKSGRTRFRFWSAACSSGEEPFSMAITIAEALKGRRADVKILATDISTRILAKARAACYPAKAVEKISPILREKYFDKKGFGEDAMFTANSKLKNLVSFARINLAEPPYPMQGPFDIIFCRNVMIYFDVRVKKMLFDEFGKLLSDASYLMVGMSESTTGLDVSYRSVAPSVYRKI, translated from the coding sequence CTTGTATACAAAAGAAGCGGGATTTCTCTCAATGATAACAAGAAGATACTTGTGCAGTCACGCCTCGCAAAGCGGTTAAAGCTGCTTGGTCTAAAGGATTACAAGGAGTATTACGATTATCTTATGGGCGATGAATCGGGCGATGAACTGAGTAATTTCATAGATGTCATATCGACGAATGTGACTCACTTCTACAGAGAGGCGGAACATCTCAAGCTGCTTGGGAAGGTCGTAAGCGATTGGTCAAAAAGTGGCCGGACCAGGTTCAGGTTCTGGTCAGCAGCCTGTTCGTCAGGTGAAGAACCATTTTCGATGGCGATTACCATCGCGGAAGCTCTCAAGGGCAGGAGAGCTGATGTGAAGATACTTGCCACCGATATCTCGACCAGGATTCTCGCGAAGGCGAGAGCCGCTTGTTATCCGGCCAAAGCTGTCGAGAAGATCTCACCCATTTTAAGAGAAAAATATTTCGACAAGAAGGGATTTGGAGAGGACGCGATGTTCACGGCCAACAGCAAGCTGAAAAATCTGGTTTCGTTTGCCCGGATTAACCTTGCGGAGCCGCCTTATCCGATGCAGGGTCCATTCGATATCATATTCTGCAGAAATGTCATGATCTATTTCGATGTCAGAGTGAAGAAAATGCTGTTTGACGAATTCGGGAAGCTACTTTCTGATGCTTCATATTTGATGGTCGGCATGTCCGAGAGCACGACCGGACTCGATGTGTCATACAGGTCTGTAGCCCCATCAGTATATCGCAAGATCTGA
- a CDS encoding chemotaxis protein CheD, with the protein MKISDKMDDILVTYSLGSCIGLSVYDPVAKVGGMVHCMLPLSKVDPAKAKTNPHMFTDISIPTLLEELFKRGATRNNLVVKVAGCSSLLDNKGLFKIGERNYTVCRKILWKNNILIDGEEVGGAKPRTLLLYMDSGRTTVKNAGTEVEI; encoded by the coding sequence ATGAAGATAAGTGACAAAATGGATGATATCCTGGTCACCTATTCGCTCGGTTCCTGTATAGGATTATCCGTTTACGACCCTGTGGCGAAGGTCGGCGGAATGGTCCATTGTATGTTGCCTCTGTCAAAAGTGGATCCGGCAAAGGCGAAGACAAATCCACATATGTTCACAGATATTTCAATCCCTACCCTTCTTGAAGAGTTGTTCAAAAGAGGAGCTACCAGAAATAATCTTGTTGTCAAAGTAGCCGGGTGTTCAAGCCTTTTGGACAACAAAGGACTGTTTAAGATAGGTGAGCGGAATTATACGGTCTGCAGAAAGATCCTGTGGAAGAACAATATCCTGATAGATGGCGAGGAAGTAGGAGGGGCGAAGCCAAGGACCCTTCTTTTGTATATGGATTCCGGAAGGACAACCGTAAAGAATGCGGGAACGGAGGTAGAGATTTGA
- a CDS encoding HDOD domain-containing protein, with amino-acid sequence MKRREEILKRLKKINAIPGAGVTVINLLQNPDFDVNDLISRIEFDASLTSNVLRMANSSMYGYSGTTGSLKEAVVRLGANNIYKMVVASVVAPVARQSIRGYDLPAGELWLHAASTAVGIEKIALHMNIKLPNYAFTAGILHDIGKIAIGTLLEVDDEPIRFLLRRKRYSFEVAEEKVLGINHAEAGAILLKSWNFPEEIVDAVRWHHEPSKASGDSTVVELLHLADSFSMMGGFGNGKDGLYYKLDSDVFEKYGIKNNKAEEIIASITLALEELKDCYEIDFSLGGKTDVTECSSC; translated from the coding sequence TTGAAACGAAGAGAAGAAATATTAAAAAGGTTGAAAAAAATTAATGCTATTCCCGGGGCTGGAGTCACAGTGATCAATTTGCTTCAGAATCCGGATTTCGACGTGAACGATCTCATCTCCCGTATCGAATTCGATGCATCGCTCACCTCCAATGTCCTGAGAATGGCGAATTCCTCGATGTATGGTTACTCGGGTACTACAGGATCGCTCAAGGAAGCAGTTGTGAGGCTTGGAGCAAACAACATATACAAGATGGTCGTAGCCTCCGTCGTAGCCCCCGTCGCCAGGCAATCGATAAGGGGATACGATCTTCCTGCGGGAGAATTGTGGTTGCACGCTGCTTCTACAGCCGTAGGGATAGAGAAGATAGCTCTGCATATGAATATCAAACTGCCGAATTATGCTTTCACTGCGGGTATTCTACACGATATCGGAAAGATCGCTATAGGCACGCTGCTTGAGGTGGACGACGAACCGATCAGGTTCCTTCTCAGAAGAAAACGATATTCGTTTGAAGTCGCGGAAGAGAAGGTCCTCGGGATCAATCACGCTGAAGCAGGGGCCATACTGCTCAAGAGCTGGAATTTCCCAGAAGAGATAGTGGATGCTGTCAGATGGCATCACGAGCCGAGCAAAGCCTCAGGAGATTCCACAGTGGTCGAATTGCTGCATCTTGCGGACTCATTCAGCATGATGGGTGGATTCGGGAATGGGAAAGACGGTCTTTATTACAAACTCGATTCGGACGTGTTTGAAAAATATGGAATAAAGAATAATAAAGCTGAAGAGATCATAGCGAGTATCACACTCGCTCTCGAAGAATTGAAAGACTGTTACGAAATTGATTTTTCTCTGGGAGGAAAAACCGATGTCACTGAATGTTCTAGTTGTTGA
- a CDS encoding response regulator, which yields MSLNVLVVDDSKIIRAVIKKTLGLSGVPVAEFYQAENGQEALDILKDNWVDIIFADINMPVMNGIEMVERMAEDGILKTTPVIMVSTEGSALRIKQLKEKGVSAYIRKPFTPELLREVVDSIVEVRCADSK from the coding sequence ATGTCACTGAATGTTCTAGTTGTTGATGATTCCAAGATCATTCGCGCCGTAATCAAAAAAACACTTGGCCTGTCAGGTGTTCCTGTCGCCGAGTTCTACCAGGCGGAAAACGGCCAGGAGGCACTGGATATCCTGAAAGACAACTGGGTAGACATAATATTTGCCGATATCAACATGCCGGTCATGAACGGGATCGAGATGGTGGAGAGGATGGCAGAGGATGGGATCCTGAAAACCACTCCCGTGATCATGGTCTCGACGGAAGGTAGCGCCTTGCGGATCAAGCAGTTGAAAGAAAAAGGAGTCAGTGCCTATATCCGCAAACCGTTCACACCGGAACTCCTTCGAGAAGTAGTGGATTCGATTGTGGAGGTGAGATGTGCAGATTCAAAATGA
- a CDS encoding chemotaxis protein CheX, with translation MQIQNDIIDTVFCDVLEQLAFMFGESVPVDEMPEAVDNGLAATMNFSGDSTGVITLVIPADMRGEFADNILGMDLDADAGVEDEDDAVREVLNIIAGNVLTALAGENALFDLAVPETRHILSDEWDSILSDSGSICFMLDEMPVILNLAVEG, from the coding sequence GTGCAGATTCAAAATGACATAATCGACACTGTCTTCTGCGATGTCCTGGAGCAACTGGCATTCATGTTCGGAGAGAGTGTGCCTGTCGATGAAATGCCGGAAGCTGTCGATAATGGCCTTGCTGCTACAATGAATTTCTCGGGAGATTCAACGGGTGTGATCACACTGGTCATCCCGGCGGATATGCGGGGAGAATTTGCCGATAATATCCTCGGGATGGATCTGGATGCCGATGCCGGAGTCGAGGACGAAGACGATGCAGTTCGAGAAGTCCTGAATATTATCGCTGGTAATGTCCTGACCGCCCTTGCTGGAGAAAACGCGTTGTTCGACCTGGCTGTTCCCGAAACGAGGCATATCCTCTCGGATGAATGGGACAGTATATTGAGTGACTCAGGGTCGATATGCTTCATGCTTGATGAAATGCCGGTCATTCTCAATCTTGCAGTCGAGGGATAA